ACAGTCAGATGCTCTGCCAACTGAGCTAAGAGGGAATAAAGCTCGTTGCGGAGTGGGAATATATGGGATTGCCACTCTGCTGTCAAGAGTTTTTTCCAGAAGTTTCTCAGGCCCCTTTTTTGAGATCGTTGAGGACCAGTTTGGCGATGGCCTTCAGGGTTTCAAAAACCCCCTCACCACTCATGGCGCAGGCTTCCAGTTCGGGAACCCGACGTGGATTCAATAAGCTGCTCAGTTCTTCAACGGATGTGACATTGGGCAGATCCCGTTTGTTGTACTGAATCACGAAAGGAATTTTTTCGATATCGAAGCCCTGCTCCTCCAGGTTATCCTTCAGATTTTCCAGACTCTCGATATTAGCGTCAAGCCGTTCTTCCTGTGAATCAGCAACGAACACAACCCCATCGACCCCTTTCAGGATCAATTTACGCGACGCATCATAAAAAACCTGGCCGGGCACGGTGTAAAGATGAAAACGGGTCTTGAAACCACGGATTTCGCCCAAAGCCAAAGGCAGAAAATCGAAAAACAGGGTCCTCTCGGTCTCTGTCGCCAGTGAGATCATCTTCCCTTTGGACTCTTCAGCGGTCTTGTTGTAGACATATTGAAGATTGGTTGTTTTTCCGCACAAACCAGGGCCGTAATAAACGATCTTACAGTTGATTTCGCGCGATGCATAATTAATGAAGGACATCTTGCAACCCTGGTCAATTGAAGAGGTTATCTATATCATCGTCGGTGATTTCGGCAAACGGACTGGCCGTCGCCATGCTCGAAACCTTGGTTGCTTTATCCGCCAGTTCTTCGAAAACCGTTCCCAGTTCCAGTCCGGCTTTTTTTACTCTTAACCGCACCAGGCCAAGAGAGCTGCGCTGGTCAAAAATAACCACCAGAATAACGCGCCCACCGACTATAGAGATGTGAATATTGTCTTTTTCGCCTTCGTGAAACAAAATCGAAAATTCTTTTTCGCCAATCAGCTTTGCCAGGCCGCCGGTCGCTGCAATATTTCCAGCCGTCAGCGAGGCCAGACTGGTTGTATCGAGATTAGCAGTTTCTCCCGTCGAAGCAATCAGCTGCCCATTTTTATCGACCAGAAAAATAACTTTGGAATTTGATTCACGCAGCAGCTTTTCCAGTAATAGCAGAATCCTCTGGTACTCTTCATCATACATGACCAGGGATGACTGGTGACCAAGCATGTAATACTCCTTTTGGAAGGTTAAACCCGCTTGCATTTATAACATTTAATATTCTTCATATCAAGGGCTTAATCATAGAATTTTAAAGTTAGCTCATCGTGAGCCACTCCCGAAAACGAGCACTGCGCAGGTTGACTTATGCCCCAAAATCTTCTACTTATTCATTGTGATCATATCTGCTGCAGGGCTCGCGTAATTCGCGATCAAAGCGGAGTTCGTCTGGCATTGCGAACCAGGGCAACTGTGCAGGACAATGAAAAGGGATCTTGCTTGAAAAAATCGACTTTATTACCGATTGGCCTGCGCCGCTGGAAAAATGATGGCCCACGGCTCGTGCAGCGCGAAGGCTTCGAATACGCATTATTAGAAGACTGCCAGAACGCCTACCGGTTCACCGCTGTCGCCGCCGCTGACCGAGTGGAGAGTATCTTTACCCAGTTTTCCCGTTTTCTCGGCGAAGAAGCCTTTTTCATCCTGGAATATTATCCGGATGATTCCCTCCTGTTAAGACCAAGCGGCGCCACGGAACGACCGGTTCCGGCGGTCTATTATTCTCCCTACTTGCCGACTGAGGTCATCATCAACGCGGTCTTGCCCTATCTTGAGCGCCTGGTTCATGACGGTTTTGTCGGTTTTGGCCTGGCCAACAATCGTAAAGGGCTGGAGTTCTTCTATTCCGAGGAAAAGGTCCTGACTTTTTTTACCGACAATCATCTGCGCATCAGCACCTTTTTCCAACAACTGGGCATTCCGCATCGGGAGCGGCTGATCCTGCCCCAGGACTTCGGCCATGATCATTTGTCACTGCTCAGCCTGCCCCGTGAACAGCTGCCTCCGTCATTGGCGCAATTCAGCACAGACGACCTGGATGCCGTTATTTTCTGTGAAGAACTGACTGACATCCTCAACATGTATGAAGTTGAGGAAGGGCTGTCATTTTTCCTGACCCGCAAAGAACAGGAAGAAATAGCCCAGCTGGTCCAACAGAAGCTGGCCGACCATGAATTTGCTGATGCCGAATTCGGCGGCCTGCTGCTGGATTGGAGTGACTTTGTCACCGAATGCGAACACAGCTTTGATGGCGATCTCTGGGAATACAAGCAGGGGCTGAAAATCCGGGATACCATCCAACTGGTGATTGAACTGGCCCCCCCGGCCCTGGCGGAAAAAATCAGCCAGATCGTCTACGAACCGGACCTGACCTTCAAGAACATCCTGATCGACAACCGCAAACGCCTCGATGCGCCCTGCGAAACCAGATTGAAAAACGAACGATTCTGGTACCAGGGGGTTGTCCGCAATCAGGGCTGCGATCTACGGCGTGACCTGATCCGCTACGGCTGGTTTAAGCGCTGAGCAATGACCATGATCCTGCTGATCGCCGCTGTCCCCCTTGAAACAACTCTCTTGCGACAGGAAATCTCCGCCGCCCGAACCCTGTCTTGCGGGTCGACCGAGATTATCAGCGGGCAACTGTCAGGCCACCAGATTCTGCTGGCACATGGCGGCATCGGCCAGACCAACATGGCGATGCAGTTAACCCGGCTGCTGCTCGAACATACCCCGCAGGCGGTCATGCTTTGCGGATGCGGTGGCG
This genomic window from Pelobacter seleniigenes DSM 18267 contains:
- a CDS encoding GTP-binding protein, with protein sequence MSFINYASREINCKIVYYGPGLCGKTTNLQYVYNKTAEESKGKMISLATETERTLFFDFLPLALGEIRGFKTRFHLYTVPGQVFYDASRKLILKGVDGVVFVADSQEERLDANIESLENLKDNLEEQGFDIEKIPFVIQYNKRDLPNVTSVEELSSLLNPRRVPELEACAMSGEGVFETLKAIAKLVLNDLKKGA
- a CDS encoding roadblock/LC7 domain-containing protein, whose product is MLGHQSSLVMYDEEYQRILLLLEKLLRESNSKVIFLVDKNGQLIASTGETANLDTTSLASLTAGNIAATGGLAKLIGEKEFSILFHEGEKDNIHISIVGGRVILVVIFDQRSSLGLVRLRVKKAGLELGTVFEELADKATKVSSMATASPFAEITDDDIDNLFN